The Paraburkholderia sp. PREW-6R genomic interval AGAATCTGGTCGTCCTGCTTGACGCCGAGCAGCATCAGCTTCACCGCGCTCTTTGCGTCGGCACTCGCCGTGCCCCTAAAGACCTGAAGCGAACACGAGAACTCCTTCGCGAGTTTGGCGAATTGCGTTGCCGGCCGGGCATGCAGACCTTCGTCCACCTTTACGATAACTGCGGTTTCCAACATGACGGATTCCTTGCGTTCAGACGACCCTGCATATGCCGGTCCGCACCGCGCGTCGCGCGGTTCACGGCGCAGCGCGCTTCACAAGCCTTCACCGATCGGCGATTTCGATCACCACGCCGCTGTGCATGCATGCGAGCAGCGCCGCGGGATCGACCGACTGCGCGCAAATCTCGCCGGGCCGCTCCGCGACCGCGGACCCATTGAAATTGATGACCACGTGCCCCAGTTCGTTGACCTTGTGCCACGCGGTCGGCCCTACGGCTGTCACCACTGCGCCGATCTCGCCGATACGCAATTGCGTACCGACTTCCGGCGCATCGGCCCGCGCCGCTTCTACGCGATGCAGCACCGACACCTCCGCGAGTTCCGGCGGCGCGCCGTCCGCGTACAGAATCAGCACGCCGCCTTCGAGCAGATCGGCTACTTCCGGACCCACCTCGGTGATGACCGTCTTGTAGTAATTCATCGTCGCATCCACACTTGAAAAAGGGAGTAATTCCGAACGTCCGATCGTCGCAGCGCGCGCATTACAGCGCAAAGCTCGCCGCCCACGCGATCAGTACTGAAATGGGTCCCATGATCTGACGGCTGATCAGCACGGCCGGCACGCCGATCCGGATCGTCTCCGGTTTGGCTTCGCCAAGCGCCATGCCGACCGGCACGAAATCGCAGCCTACCTGGGTGTCGTACGCGAACAGCGCGGGCAGCGCCATCTGCGGCGGTATCGTGCCATTGCCGATGGCGGGACCAATGATCGCCGCGCCGATCACCTGCGCGATCACCGCACCGGGCCCCAGCACGGGCGACAGAAACGGCAGTCCGCAGATCGCCGACAGCACGATCAGGCCAATAATGTTGCCGGCGAGCGGCGAAAGCAGATGCGCGAGACCGGTGCCGATGCCCGTCGAATTGATCACGCCAATCAGCATCGTGACGAAGGCCATGAACGGCAGCACGTTGCGAATGACCGTGTCGATCGCTTTGCGGCCGCTGTTGAACAGTACGTTGACCACGCCGCCCATGCCGCGGCCGATCGCGGTAATGAAGCCGATCATGCCGCGCGATGATTCGCCGGCCGCGGGCGCCGCCGCTGCCGATGCCGCCGGTGCGCTTACGGTTGCCGGCGAAACCACACCGACGCTGGCAAACGAAGCCGGCTCGCCATCCTCGACGGCGGACAGACTTTCAGATGTCACACCCGATACATAGGTGTCCTCGGTAATGAATTGAGCAAGCGGTCCGGATTGCCCGACCGACGTGAGATTGATCGTCGGGATCTTCTTGCGCGGGTATACGCCGCAGCGCGCGGTGCCGCCGCAATCGATAACCACCGCCGCCATTTCCGATTCGAGCGGCGGATTGCGGAAGCCGTCGACCAGAATGCCGCCCGTCAGCTCGGCGAGCCGTCTGGCGACCTCCGGCATGCTGCCGCCCGTCACCGCGACGATCTTATTGCGCTCCGCCGTCGGTTGAATGATCAGCGGGCCGCCCCATCCGTCCGGACCCCGCACTACTTTCACGGCTCTGTATGCTCTCGTGTCCATTTCAGGTGCCTCTATGTCTATGATGGATAGCCGGTGACAACCGTGCTCACAACTCGATTTTTTCGCGGTGAGCCAGCAGGCGGGTCAACGCTTCGGTGAGAATGCCCTTGAGCAGGTTCACGAACAGGCCGACAACGAGATAGAACAGCGCCAGTTTAGGGATCGAAAACGTGGCCGCGTGGTTTTCGGCCAGCTTGGTGATGCCGGCTGCGACGCCGAGCCACACAAACAGTTCGCCGGGATTGCAGTGCGGGAAGAGTCCGGTAATCGGATGACACAACGACACGGCCGAATCGTAGAACGCGGGCTTGTGCTTCTCTTCGAGAAAGACGCCGAAGGTGTAAGCCATCGGGTTCGTCAGGAAGAACATTGCGAGCAGAGGCAATAACGTATAGCGGGTGATCACGTTTTTCGAAAAGAAGCGCGCGAGTCCCTGCACGCGGTGCTCACCTATCAGCGCGATGATCGTGTACACGGCGGTCAGCAGCACGATCAGCGTAGGCAGGATGCCGGTAACGAATCCAATGAATGTTTTGCCACCCGCGTTGAAAATGCCAATGAACCCTTCAGCGAGATGCGTAAGCCAATCGAGCATGAACATGGCGAATCTCCAAGACCAACCAATACGATCGAGCGATCGAGAAAAGCTTCACCCGGCGCGGGCCGAACGGAGCCGGACACACAGAGCAGATGTGCTGCTTGAGAAAACGGGAAGTCAGGCTGGGGCTTCGGCGGCGTGCCGCGCCCGGTCGAGTGCATCGGTTGCGGCTCGCACGATCGCGCGTCGCAGTCGCGTGCCGGTGAGTTGCGCGGCAAACTCGTCGATGGAAAGACCCGCGTAGCCTTCGTGCGGATGGAACCGTGAGAAGACGGTCAGGCCGGACATGCTCAGGAACTGGCAGATGCGCATGTCCGCGGACAGCACGACAATGGCAATCGCGCCTCGTCCAAATTTGACCTTACAGGAACCGACGCCGAGAAAACCGCCTTTCCAGCGGCTTGCCGTATCGCGAACGGCATCGCCATAGCGGCGCATCTGATACCACGAACCGATTACCTGCATCGCCCAGAACACGGCTAAGGCGAGCAAAGCACCACGCACATAGTCCATCGTCGTCTCCTGATTATGTGGGACTACCGCGACGCCGTCGGCGCAGCGCAGTCGTCCGTCTCTCTCCATCTTTTCTGTTTGAACTTTTTTAATCTCTAATCTTACAAGTGTTCAATCCCGCCTCGACTAGGGAGAAACGCGAAGCCTCGCATTCCGCCGCCGGCCGCACTTCGTCGCCGCGCGCAAACCGGAGTTGCCGCGCGCAACCCTGCGTCATCCTACCGCTGCCTGCGGCCGGCTGCTCCCGGGTTGCGCGCTTCTCATGTTTTCGGCGACGATCATGGCCACTTCCTGCTGTGCTTCCATCTGCGGCAAATGCCCAGCCTGCGCAAAACGATGCACGCCGATCCGGCCCGGCAAACCCTCGGCGTGACGTGCCGGAATGATGCGATCCTGCAGTCCCCACACGACTCTTGCCGGCATGTCGATGCGGTCCAGCGCGCCACGCAGATCGAGGCTTTGGACGCCGTCCGGAAAGAAAATCTCCGCCAGCGACGCAAGCCGCTCGCGAACTTCCGCGCTCGCAAGCTGTTGTTCTGCTGTGGCGATGAACGCATCGTCGAGCCGCGACGGATCGGCGAACAGTTGCCTGAGCCACGCAACGAGGCTCGCGCGGCGTGCCGCCCGTGTGATTCCCGTGATGAACGCGCCGTTGCATTCCGCGCCCAGCCCCGCCGGCGCGAGCAGGGTCAGCGAGCGGACCCCGCCGCGCGGCAAAGCCGCCGCCGTTGCGAGCGCGACGGCGCCGCCGAGCGAATGGCCGACCAGATGAAACTCATCGACGCCCTCGGCCGCGAGCGTACGTTCGATCGCTGCGACGATGTCGCCGATCGAGCTCGCGGCGACCTGCGACGACTTTCCGTGACACGGCAGATCGATGCCGAGCATGCCGACATTCGCCTCGGCGGCACGGTCCAGCGCGTGCGTGAACGGCCGCCAGCTATTCGACTCGGCCGCGAATCCGTGCAACATCACGAGCGGCGCGGCCGG includes:
- a CDS encoding acetoin dehydrogenase dihydrolipoyllysine-residue acetyltransferase subunit, yielding MPTEVILPRVDMDMTEGMIAAWHVNEGDEVREGTLIFEIETSKATMEIDAPASGVIRQISAPVGKTVPVGTAVAWIYASGEALQEQAATAPSAQSAQHEAAPSSPSARSVQPETACDEASSHTGAAIADPESGGQAPQPLRATPAARRVARERGLRLASVAGSGPNGRIGEQDVLRAHTDAVRTASGPLPAADRLHAVWLRKGPAAPLVMLHGFAAESNSWRPFTHALDRAAEANVGMLGIDLPCHGKSSQVAASSIGDIVAAIERTLAAEGVDEFHLVGHSLGGAVALATAAALPRGGVRSLTLLAPAGLGAECNGAFITGITRAARRASLVAWLRQLFADPSRLDDAFIATAEQQLASAEVRERLASLAEIFFPDGVQSLDLRGALDRIDMPARVVWGLQDRIIPARHAEGLPGRIGVHRFAQAGHLPQMEAQQEVAMIVAENMRSAQPGSSRPQAAVG
- a CDS encoding PTS glucitol/sorbitol transporter subunit IIC, with amino-acid sequence MFMLDWLTHLAEGFIGIFNAGGKTFIGFVTGILPTLIVLLTAVYTIIALIGEHRVQGLARFFSKNVITRYTLLPLLAMFFLTNPMAYTFGVFLEEKHKPAFYDSAVSLCHPITGLFPHCNPGELFVWLGVAAGITKLAENHAATFSIPKLALFYLVVGLFVNLLKGILTEALTRLLAHREKIEL
- a CDS encoding transcriptional regulator GutM → MDYVRGALLALAVFWAMQVIGSWYQMRRYGDAVRDTASRWKGGFLGVGSCKVKFGRGAIAIVVLSADMRICQFLSMSGLTVFSRFHPHEGYAGLSIDEFAAQLTGTRLRRAIVRAATDALDRARHAAEAPA
- a CDS encoding PTS glucitol/sorbitol transporter subunit IIB; amino-acid sequence: MDTRAYRAVKVVRGPDGWGGPLIIQPTAERNKIVAVTGGSMPEVARRLAELTGGILVDGFRNPPLESEMAAVVIDCGGTARCGVYPRKKIPTINLTSVGQSGPLAQFITEDTYVSGVTSESLSAVEDGEPASFASVGVVSPATVSAPAASAAAAPAAGESSRGMIGFITAIGRGMGGVVNVLFNSGRKAIDTVIRNVLPFMAFVTMLIGVINSTGIGTGLAHLLSPLAGNIIGLIVLSAICGLPFLSPVLGPGAVIAQVIGAAIIGPAIGNGTIPPQMALPALFAYDTQVGCDFVPVGMALGEAKPETIRIGVPAVLISRQIMGPISVLIAWAASFAL
- a CDS encoding PTS glucitol/sorbitol transporter subunit IIA; its protein translation is MNYYKTVITEVGPEVADLLEGGVLILYADGAPPELAEVSVLHRVEAARADAPEVGTQLRIGEIGAVVTAVGPTAWHKVNELGHVVINFNGSAVAERPGEICAQSVDPAALLACMHSGVVIEIADR